The Mycobacterium riyadhense sequence CATTCTCCCAATACTGCAGTTGCGTCCCGACGACGCTTTCGGGGTCGGCGGGATCACCCAGGTAGTCGCGTTGCCACAGGGCGTAATCGGCGTATTGGACGGGTAGTGGGACCCAGGTTGGGGCACGCCCGGCGCGACGACTGCGGTAAGCAGCGTCCAGATCGGATGCCAGTGGGGCCAGCGACCCGCCATCGGCGGCAATGTGATGCAAGGTGATGGCCAATACGTGTTCGTCGCGGGCGACGCGATAAAGCTGGGCGCGCAGTGGGATCTGGGTGGACAAATCGAAGATGGCGCTGGCATGTGCGGTCAGGGATTGGTGGAGCCGCTCGCCGGACCATCCGGCGGCGTCGATGATTCGCCAGCCCATGTCCGCGCGTTCGGCGGGCAAAACGACTTGGTGCAACGCGCCGTCGACGGCGGCGACGACGGTGCGCAACGTCTCGTGGCGGTTCACCACGTCGGCCAGTGCGTGGCCTAACGCGCCAACATCGAGCTCGCCGCGCAGCCGCAGCGCCAAGGGTATGTGGTAGATCGGGGCATCGGGCGCCAGATGGTGCATATCCCACATCCGTTGCTGTGCGTAGGAAAGTGGGATGTGTTGTGGTCGGGGCCGGGGGGTGAGGGGGGTTTGTGGTTGGTGTGTGGGTTGGGTGGTGATCCAGTGGGCTAGTTGGGCGACGGTGGGTGATTCGAAGATGACGCGGATGGGGACTTCGGTGGCGAGTTCGGTTCGGATGCGTGCGATGAGTCGGGTTGCTGATAGGGAGTGTCCGCCGAGGTCGAAGAAGTTGTCGTTGATGCCGATGGGTGTGATGTTGAGGGTTTCGCTAAAGAGTGTGGTCAGGGTGTGTTCGTGGGGGTTGCGGGGGGCTTGGTAGGTGGTGGTGGTGAGGAATTCGGGGGCTGGGAGGGCGTGTCGGTCGAGTTTGCCGTTGACGGTGAGTGGTAGCGAGTCGAGGACCATGATCGTTGCGGGGACCATGTAGGGGGGTAGTTGGGTGGCGGCGAATTGGCGCAGTTGGGTGCTGAGCTGGGCGGTGGCGGGGTCGTTGACGTAGTCGGTGATGGGTCCGACGGGGTGCGCGGGCAGGTAGACGTCGGTGAGTGCGGTGGTGGTGGTGCGGGTGTAGATGAGGTCGATCAGTCCGGGGGTGGGTGAGTAGGTGATGGTGGTGGTGTAGCCCAGTTGCTGGCCCAGCTGACGGCATTGGTGGGGCAGCACGGCGTCGGGGGGTGGTGGGGTGGCTAGTTGGTGCAGGGGGGTGTGATCGGCGGCGTGATGGAGGGCGTGTGCGGTGGTCACGTCGGTCCATATGCCGGCGTGGGGGATTCCGGTGATGCGTAGTGCGTTGGGTTGGTGGGATTGCAGGTGCTGGCCGAGTGCGGTGAGGTCGTGCCAGCGTTGCCAGGGGTGGGTGGGTAGCTGCGCCAGGGACTGGGCGGTGGTGGGGGCTTTGCGCAGGATGACGTCGTAGCGGTAGTTGCTGAGTTCGTTGACCGCGTGCATCGGTTTGAGCTGGATATCGATGGCGGCGATGTCGGGGATGTGGCGGGTTGCTGCGGTGAAGAAGTCGGGTGCGAGCAGCAGTTCGTGTTGGGTGAGCAGGTCGCGGCGGAGCCGTTGGCGGATCGTCGCGGTGGGCGCTTGGGGGGTGTCGGCGCGGGCGATGGCGGTGCTGAGGGCAGGCTGCAGGGTCAGGTTGCGGATGTCGCCGAGGAAGAGTGCCCCGCCGGGGGTCAGCAGCTGCAGTGCTGCGGTGAGGACGTCGAGCAGGTAGGCGGCGCTGGGGAAGTATTGGACGACGGAGTTGAGGATGACGACGTCGAAGTGGTTGTGGGGTAGGCCGTCGGTGGCGTCGGCGGGTTGGACTCGTAGCTGCACGCGCTGGCCCCAGGGTTGGGTGGCCAGTGCGTGGCGCAGGGTGTCGATGGTGGGGGCCGAGAAGTCGGTGGCCCAGTATTCGGCGCAGCGGGGGGCCAGCTGGCTCAACAGCAGCCCGGAGCCCACCCCGATTTCGAGCACCCGCTGTGGGGCCAATCCGCCGATGCGGTCCACGGCGGCCGCGCGCCATTGCTGCATGTGCTCGAGTGGGATGGGCTGGCCGGTGTAGCTGCTGTTCCAGCCCGTGAAGTCGTCGCCCAGTTCGGTTGAGGCGGTGGGTTGCAGCGCCCCGGAGTACAGGTCGTCGTAGATGCCTTGCCACTGTTGGATCAGGGGGTTTCGCGGTCGGGTTCGCGGGCCAAGGCGGCGTGGCGGTCGCGTACCACGTAGGCCACCAACTGTTGGTCGCTGGCGTCGCGGGCGTGGTGGGCGACGACGGCTGCTTGGGCGATGTGGGGATGGGTGGCCAGCACCGACTCGATCTCGGCGGGTTCGATGCGGTAGCCGCGGATCTTGACCTGTTCGTCGGCGCGTCCGACGAACTGCAGCTGTCCGTCGGCGGTCCAGCGCACCAGGTCTCCGGTGCGATACATCCGTGTTCCGTAACCGCCGAACGGGCATGCCACGAACCGGGATGCGGTCAACCCGGCCCGGCCCACATACCCATAGCCCACCCCGGCCCCGGCCACATACAACTCACCGGCCACACCCACGGGCACCGGATGCAACCCCGTATCCAACACGAACAACGCCGCTCCCGGCACCGGTGACCCGATCGGCACCACACCCGAACCCGCCACCAACCGCGTCGTGGCCACATACATCGTCGTCTCCGACGGGCCGTATTGATTGATCATCACCCGCCCCGGGGCCCACCGATCCACCACCTCGGGCGGGCACGCTTCACCACCGACGACCAGCGTCACCGACTCCAAACCCTGCGTTGGCAACACCGCTGCCGCTGAGGGGGTTTGGCTGACCACGTCAATGCGCTCGCAGACCAGTAATCTGTGTAACTCTGCTGGTGAGCGGGTCAGCGTTTCGGGCACCACGACCAGCCGCCCGCCGTGCAGCAGCGCGCCCCAGATCTCCCACACCGAGAAATCGAAACCGTAGGAATGGCACTGGCTCCATGCCTGGCCCGCTGTTGGGGTGAACAGGGCCGGTGTGGCGAGCAACTGGGCGATGTTGTGGTGGCTGATGGCCACGCCCTTCGGGGTCCCCGTAGTGCCGGAGGTGTAGACGAGGTAGGCGATGTCTTCGGCGCTAGGTGGTTCAGCCTGCGCGGCCACGCTGTGTGTATCGGTGGGCGTCTCGGCGACGTCGATGACCACCACGTCGTGCCCAGCCAACCGCTCGCGCAGGCTAGCGGTGCTCAGCGCCACCCTCGGGGCGGCATCGGCGAGCATGAACCCGATGCGGACATCCGGAAGTGCCGGATCGATCGCCAGATACGCCGCCCCCGACTTGAGTACCGCCAAAATCGCGATCACCGCATCAGCCGACCGCTCAAACAACAACGCCACCACATCACCACGACCTATGCCGCGCCCAACCAACACCTGCGCAAGCCGATCAGCGGCCCCGTCAAGCTCGCGATAGTTCAACGTCACGCCGTTGAACGTCAACGCCGGCGCACCCGGGGTGCGAGCCACCTGCGCGGCAAACATCTCCGGCACGGTCACCTTCAGAAGTGCGGCCGGGGCCGCAATGACAGCGGCGTTCGACCGGATCAAGATCCGGTCGTGTTCGGCGGTGTCGAGGATGTCGATCATGTCGATACGCCGGTGCGGGTCGATGGTGATCGCGTGCAGGATACGCAGGTAGTAGACGGCGAACGTTTCGACGGTGTCGCGGTTGAAAAGATCGGTGGCGTATTCGATGCTGCCCGGCAGCGGCTGCGGTTGTCCGGAAGTTGAGGGCAGATCCATCAGGTTGATGAACAGGTCGAACTTGGCCGTGCCGGTGGGCGCGGGTAAGAACTCAATGCCCAACCCGGGCAGGTCGATTTTGGGAAGGGGATTGTTCTGCAGCGCGAACGCCACTTGGAACAACGGGTGATAGGCGGTCGATCGTCTCGGGTTGATCAGTTCGACGAGCCGTTCGAACGGGGCATCTTGGTTTTCGTAGGCGGCCAACGCTTTAGTGCGCACCTGCTCGATCAGCTCAACGAAGTCCCGGTTGCCCGAGACGTTGAAACGCAACACCCAGGAATTGACGAAAAACCCGATCAGGTCGGTCAGGGCATGGTCGGTACGTCCGGCGATGGGCCCACCGATCATGACATCATCGCCGGCGCCAAGTTTGCGCAACAGCACTGCTAACGCGGCCTGTAGCACCATCGACAGGGTGGCACCGCCGCGGCGGGCCAGCTGCTCGATCCTTTCCCGCAATGCAGGGTCGATCGTGAACGTCACAACCTCACCACGGAATGACTGCTGGGCCGGGCGGGGTCGGTCGGATGCCAACACGGTTAACTCGGGCGCCCCGGCCAGCTCCGCACGCCAGTAGGCGACCTGCGCAGACATCACACTGTCGGGATCGTCCTCGCTGCCCAGGATCTCGCGCTGCCACAGGGTGTAATCGGCGTACTGGACCGGCAGCGGCGACCAGTTCGGCTGCTGCCCCTGGCAACGGGCGGTGTAGGCGGCGGCCAAATCCCGCGCCAACGGCACAAACGACGCTCCATCAGCAGCGATGTGATGCACCACCAACACCAACACGTGTTCGGTGGCTGACACCTTGAACAGATCGGCCCGGATCGGGATCTGAGTGGCCAGGTCGAATCGGTACTGCGCGGTTTGGGCGACCGCAGTCGTCAACTCCGGCCCGTCGCAGACCTCGGTCATCGCGACCGGCACTTCGACCGCGTGCGCCGGCAAGATCTGCTGCCACGCAACCCCGTCGGTCTCGGCGAAGACCGTGCGCAGACTCTCATGACGAGCCACCACATCACCGATGGCCGCGACTAGCGCTGCTGAGTCCAGCCGTCCCGCCAAACGCGCCGCCAGCGGTACGTTATAGGTCGCTGATGGGCCCTCGTACTTGTATATGAACCACAACCGCGACTGTGCGTAGGAAAGTGGGATGTGTTGTGGTCGGGGGCGGGGGGTGAGGGGGGTTTGTGGTTGGTGTGTGGGTTGGGTGGTGATCCAGTGGGCTAGTTGGGCGACGGTGGGTGATTCGAAGATGACGCGGATGGGGACTTCGGTGGCGAGTTCGGTTCGGATGCGTGCGATGAGTCGGGTTGCTGATAGGGAGTGTCCGCCGAGGTCGAAGAAGTTGTCGTTGATGCCGATGGGTGTGATGTTGAGGGTTTCGCTAAAGAGTGTGGTCAGGGTGTGTTCGTGGGGGTTGCGGGGGGCTTGGTAGGTGGTGGTGGTGAGGAATTCGGGGGCTGGGAGGGCGTGTCGGTCGAGTTTGCCGTTGACGGTGAGTGGTAGCGAGTCGAGGACCATGATCGTTGCGGGGACCATGTAGGGGGGTAGTTGGGTGGCGGCGAATTGGCGTAGTTGGGTGCTGAGCTGGGCGGTGGCGGGGTCGTTGACGTAGTCGGTGATGGGTCCGACGGGGTGCGCGGGCAGGTAGACGTCGGTGAGTGCGGTGGTGGTGGTGCGGGTGTAGATGAGGTCGATCAGTCCGGGGGTGGGTGAGTAGGTGATGGTGGTGGTGTAGCCCAGTTGCTGGCCCAGCTGACGGCATTGGTGGGGCAGCACGGCGTCGGGGGGTGGTGGGGTGGCTAGTTGGTGCAGGGGGGTGTGATCGGCGGCGTGATGGAGGGCGTGTGCGGTGGTCACGTCGGTCCGTATGCCGGCGTGGGGGATTCCGGTGATGCGTAGTGCGTTGGGTTGGTGGGATTGCAGGTGCTGGCCGAGTGCGGTGAGGTCGTGCCAGCGTTGCCAGGGGTGGGTGGGTAGCTGCGCCAGGGACTGGGCGGTGGTGGGGGCTTTGCGCAGGATGACGTCGTAGCGGTAGTTGCTGAGTTCGTTGACCGCGTGCATCGGTTTGAGCTGGATATCGATGGCGGCGATGTCGGGGATGTGGCGGGTTGCTGCGGTGAAGAAGTCGGGTGCGAGCAGCAGTTCGTGTTGGGTGAGCAGGTCGCGGCGGAGCCGTTGGCGGATCGTCGCGGTGGGCGCTTGGGGGGTGTCGGCGCGGGCGATGGCGGTGCTGAGGGCAGGCTGCAGGGTCAGGTTGCGGATGTCGCCGAGGAAGAGTGCCCCGCCGGGGGTCAGCAGCTGCAGTGCTGCGGTGAGGACGTCGAGCAGGTAGGCGGCGCTGGGGAAGTATTGGACGACGGAGTTGAGGATGACGACGTCGAAGTGGTTGTGGGGTAGGCCGTCGGTGGCGTCGGCGGGTTGGACTCGTAGCTGCACGCGCTGGCCCCAGGGTTGGGTGGCCAGTGCGTGGCGCAGGGTGTCGATGGTGGGGGCCGAGAAGTCGGTGGCCCAGTATTCGGCGCAGCGGGGGGCCAGCTGGCTCAACAGCAGCCCGGAGCCCACCCCGATTTCGAGCACCCGCTGTGGGGCCAATCCGCCGATGCGGTCCACGGCGGCCGCGCGCCATTGCTGCATGTGCTCGAGTGGGATGGGCTGGCCGGTGTAGCTGCTGTTCCAGCCCGTGAAGTCGTCGCCCAGTTCGGTTGAGGCGGTGGGTTGCAGCGCGCCGGAGTACAGGTCGTCGTAGATGCCTTGCCACTGTTGGATCAGGGGGGTTTCGCGGTCGGGTTCGCGGGCCAAGGCGGCGTGGCGGTCGCGTACCACGTAGGCCACCAACTGTTGGTCGCTGGCGTCGCGGGCGTGGTGGGCGACGACGGCTGCTTGGGCGATGTGGGGATGGGTGGCCAGCACCGACTCGATCTCGGCGGGTTCGATGCGGTAGCCGCGGATCTTGACCTGTTCGTCGGCGCGTCCGACGAACTGCAGCTGTCCGTCGGCGGTCCAGCGCACCAGGTCTCCGGTGCGATACATCCGTGTTCCGTAACCGCCGAACGGGCATGCCACGAACCGGGATGCGGTCAACCCGGCCCGGCCCACATACCCATAGCCCACCCCGGCCCCGGCCACATACAACTCACCGGCCACACCCACGGGCACCGGATGCAACCCCGTATCCAACACGAACAACGCCGCTCCCGGCACCGGTGACCCGATCGGCACCACACCCGAACCCGCCACCAACCGCGTCGTGGCCACATACATCGTCGTCTCCGACGGGCCGTATTGATTGATCATCACCCGCCCCGGGGCCCACCGATCCACCACCTCGGGCGGGCACGCTTCACCACCGACGACCAGCGTCACCGACTCCAAACCCTGCGTTGGCAACACCGCTGCCGCTGAGGGGGTTTGGCTGACCACGTCAATGCGCTCGCAGACCAGTAATCTGTGTAACTCTGCTGGTGAGCGGGTCAGCGTTTCGGGCACCACGACCAGCCGCCCGCCGTGCAGCAGCGCGCCCCAGATCTCCCACACCGAGAAATCGAAACCGTAGGAATGGCACTGGCTCCATGCCTGGCCCGCTGTTGGGGTGAACAGGGCCGGTGTGGCGAGCAACTGGGCGATGTTGTGGTGGCTGATGGCCACGCCCTTCGGGGTCCCCGTAGTGCCGGAGGTGTAGACGAGGTAGGCGATGTCTTCGGCGCTAGGTGGTTCAGCCTGCGCGGCCACGCTGTGTGTATCGGTGGGCGTCTCGGCGACGTCGATGACCACCACGTCGTGCCCAGCCAACCGCTCGCGTAGGCCAGCGGTGCTCAGCGCCACCCTCGGGGCGGCATCGGCGAGCATGAACCCGATGCGGACATCCGGAAGTGCCGGATCGATCGCCAGATACGCCGCCCCCGACTTGAGTACCGCCAAAATCGCGATCACCGCATCAGCCGACCGCTCAAACAACAACGCCACCACATCACCACGACCTATGCCGCGCCCAACCAACACCTGCGCAAGCCGATCAGCGGCCCCGTCAAGCTCGCGATAGTTCAACGTCACGCCGTTGAACGTCAACGCCGGCGCACCCGGAGTGCGAGCCACCTGCGCGGCAAACAAGTTTGGGACCGACGATGACGGAGCTGTGGTGCATGTCAATGCGGCGCGGTTACCCCAACCGTCCAGAAGGGTCTGCTTATGCTCTTCAGGCGGCGAAGTCGCCTCCAGGCGAGCGCCTGCCACGGCTATGCCGCTTCCATCGTCGACAAAACCATCAACACCTGAGCTCCCCAAGTCGCCGCGTGAAGAATCAACCAACGTGGCATACCGCGGCACACCAAAGTCGCACAACCGCCCGCGCAAAACGCTCACAGTTGCCGTAGCACAATAATGCTGCATACATAATTTGCAATATGCAATAGTGTGTGAGCTAGTAGGCGTGGCTCGGGTCAGTGCTTGCGCACCACTGTCTATGGCTCGCCCGGATTCCATACGTGATGTCCAGGTGGTCGTCGTGGACTTCGACCGTTGAAGATCCCGTGATGTCGGTTCCCCTGGGCGACGCGACACTCAACCCACGTACACGACATGCAGGGCGAGGTCGCCGTGGCTTGAGTTTCGAGCATTTTGACGGGAGGAGCCTGGATTACTTAACGCCGTTCGCTGCCCAGAGCGCGGCGAGCGACAGCCCCGCCCGGTGCAGCAGGGAGCGCAGCAGCGGCAGGCTCAGGCCGATCACGTTCGACGGATCGCCCTCAACACCGTCGATGAACCAGCCGCCGAGGCCGTCCAGGGTGAACCCTCCGGCCATGCGCAGGGGTTCCCCGCTGGCCAAGTATGCCTCCAGGTCTGCGGCCGAAGGTGACCCGAAATGGACTGTGGTAATTGAGGTTTCAGCCTCATGGTTGACGGTTCTATTGTCCAGCAACCGGATAACGCAATGCCCGGTATAGAGCTGTCCGGCGCGGCCGGCCATCGAACGCCATTGGTGGCGTGCGTCATCGACCGACTGCGGCTTTCCGCACAATCGGCCATCGATGTAGAGCAACGAATCACAGCCAACAACAACGCAATCCGCGGCGACAATGCTCTGCGGACCACCTAACGTTCCCGTCACCTGCGCGGCCTTGGCCAGGGCCAGAGCCGACACCACCTCGGCTGGCGAAGCATCCGGTCCTAGGTCGGCGGTGACGATATGCTCGTCGACGCCGGAGACGATCACCAGCGGGTCGATGCCTGCCTGGCGAAGAACCTTGAGCCGACCGAGGGAGGCGGACCCGAGCACCAGCCGGGTCATCGGCGCATATGCGTCAATTCCTGCAGGGTGATGCGCTGCCAGCTGAAGACGGGGTACCGCAACTTGTCGACCGGCAACCCCCACCGCGCGGGCTCGGGCGCGGGGGGCGGGGGCGGGCCGCTGATGCTGCCCAACACCGCGATCAGCGCGGCCAACTCCTGATCGCTCGGGTGTCCCTTGAGGATCTCGATGTGCGGCTCGTGCGGGTATTGCAGCTGGTCGGTCATAGGGGGATGTTCCCGTGTTTCTTGGGCGGGGTCTGGGCGATCTTGCGTTCGAGCAGGCGCAGCGCCGTACCGATGTAGCCGCGGGTGTACGACGGCGGGATCACCGCGTCGACGTATCCGCGTTCGGCGGCGACGTACGGATTGACCAGCGTGTCCTCGTATTCCTGCTGCAGCTGCAGCCGCAGCGCATCAACGTCCTCGCCGTTGCGGGCGGCCTCGGCCAGTTGTTGGCGGTAGACGAAGCCGACGGCGCCGGAGGCGCCCATCACCGCGATCTGCGCGGTCGGCCAGGCCAGGTTGACGTCGCAGCCCATGTCTTTGGAACCCATCACGCAGTACGCGCCGCCGTAGGCCTTGCGGGTGATGACGGTGATCTTGGGGACGGTGGCCTCGCCGTAGGCGTAGAGCAGCTTGGCGCCGCGCCGGATGATGCCGTTGTACTCCTGGCCAGTGCCCGGCAAAAACCCCGGAACGTCCACCAGCATCACGATCGGGATGTTGAAGCAGTCGCAG is a genomic window containing:
- a CDS encoding condensation domain-containing protein, giving the protein MQQWRAAAVDRIGGLAPQRVLEIGVGSGLLLSQLAPRCAEYWATDFSAPTIDTLRHALATQPWGQRVQLRVQPADATDGLPHNHFDVVILNSVVQYFPSAAYLLDVLTAALQLLTPGGALFLGDIRNLTLQPALSTAIARADTPQAPTATIRQRLRRDLLTQHELLLAPDFFTAATRHIPDIAAIDIQLKPMHAVNELSNYRYDVILRKAPTTAQSLAQLPTHPWQRWHDLTALGQHLQSHQPNALRITGIPHAGIWTDVTTAHALHHAADHTPLHQLATPPPPDAVLPHQCRQLGQQLGYTTTITYSPTPGLIDLIYTRTTTTALTDVYLPAHPVGPITDYVNDPATAQLSTQLRQFAATQLPPYMVPATIMVLDSLPLTVNGKLDRHALPAPEFLTTTTYQAPRNPHEHTLTTLFSETLNITPIGINDNFFDLGGHSLSATRLIARIRTELATEVPIRVIFESPTVAQLAHWITTQPTHQPQTPLTPRPRPQHIPLSYAQQRMWDMHHLAPDAPIYHIPLALRLRGELDVGALGHALADVVNRHETLRTVVAAVDGALHQVVLPAERADMGWRIIDAAGWSGERLHQSLTAHASAIFDLSTQIPLRAQLYRVARDEHVLAITLHHIAADGGSLAPLASDLDAAYRSRRAGRAPTWVPLPVQYADYALWQRDYLGDPADPESVVGTQLQYWENALAGIPERLELPTDRPYPPVADYRGDTVAVHLPTTLHVQIARLARDHRATSFMVVHAALAALLSELSGSNDIPIGINVAGRNHPMLDDLVGAFSNSMVLRTEIGDNPTFAQLLDQVRRRTLAAFDRQDVPFGVLVELLNPTPSPSHTPLRQVILVWHNTQSAKWVLDDLKITAVPLHTRVARMDLVLSLTEKFTDAGLPAGISGVAEYRTDVYDAATIRAWISGLEKLLSVMTVDPQRRLPFSAP
- a CDS encoding amino acid adenylation domain-containing protein, producing the protein MARTPGAPALTFNGVTLNYRELDGAADRLAQVLVGRGIGRGDVVALLFERSADAVIAILAVLKSGAAYLAIDPALPDVRIGFMLADAAPRVALSTAGLRERLAGHDVVVIDVAETPTDTHSVAAQAEPPSAEDIAYLVYTSGTTGTPKGVAISHHNIAQLLATPALFTPTAGQAWSQCHSYGFDFSVWEIWGALLHGGRLVVVPETLTRSPAELHRLLVCERIDVVSQTPSAAAVLPTQGLESVTLVVGGEACPPEVVDRWAPGRVMINQYGPSETTMYVATTRLVAGSGVVPIGSPVPGAALFVLDTGLHPVPVGVAGELYVAGAGVGYGYVGRAGLTASRFVACPFGGYGTRMYRTGDLVRWTADGQLQFVGRADEQVKIRGYRIEPAEIESVLATHPHIAQAAVVAHHARDASDQQLVAYVVRDRHAALAREPDRETPLIQQWQGIYDDLYSGALQPTASTELGDDFTGWNSSYTGQPIPLEHMQQWRAAAVDRIGGLAPQRVLEIGVGSGLLLSQLAPRCAEYWATDFSAPTIDTLRHALATQPWGQRVQLRVQPADATDGLPHNHFDVVILNSVVQYFPSAAYLLDVLTAALQLLTPGGALFLGDIRNLTLQPALSTAIARADTPQAPTATIRQRLRRDLLTQHELLLAPDFFTAATRHIPDIAAIDIQLKPMHAVNELSNYRYDVILRKAPTTAQSLAQLPTHPWQRWHDLTALGQHLQSHQPNALRITGIPHAGIRTDVTTAHALHHAADHTPLHQLATPPPPDAVLPHQCRQLGQQLGYTTTITYSPTPGLIDLIYTRTTTTALTDVYLPAHPVGPITDYVNDPATAQLSTQLRQFAATQLPPYMVPATIMVLDSLPLTVNGKLDRHALPAPEFLTTTTYQAPRNPHEHTLTTLFSETLNITPIGINDNFFDLGGHSLSATRLIARIRTELATEVPIRVIFESPTVAQLAHWITTQPTHQPQTPLTPRPRPQHIPLSYAQSRLWFIYKYEGPSATYNVPLAARLAGRLDSAALVAAIGDVVARHESLRTVFAETDGVAWQQILPAHAVEVPVAMTEVCDGPELTTAVAQTAQYRFDLATQIPIRADLFKVSATEHVLVLVVHHIAADGASFVPLARDLAAAYTARCQGQQPNWSPLPVQYADYTLWQREILGSEDDPDSVMSAQVAYWRAELAGAPELTVLASDRPRPAQQSFRGEVVTFTIDPALRERIEQLARRGGATLSMVLQAALAVLLRKLGAGDDVMIGGPIAGRTDHALTDLIGFFVNSWVLRFNVSGNRDFVELIEQVRTKALAAYENQDAPFERLVELINPRRSTAYHPLFQVAFALQNNPLPKIDLPGLGIEFLPAPTGTAKFDLFINLMDLPSTSGQPQPLPGSIEYATDLFNRDTVETFAVYYLRILHAITIDPHRRIDMIDILDTAEHDRILIRSNAAVIAAPAALLKVTVPEMFAAQVARTPGAPALTFNGVTLNYRELDGAADRLAQVLVGRGIGRGDVVALLFERSADAVIAILAVLKSGAAYLAIDPALPDVRIGFMLADAAPRVALSTASLRERLAGHDVVVIDVAETPTDTHSVAAQAEPPSAEDIAYLVYTSGTTGTPKGVAISHHNIAQLLATPALFTPTAGQAWSQCHSYGFDFSVWEIWGALLHGGRLVVVPETLTRSPAELHRLLVCERIDVVSQTPSAAAVLPTQGLESVTLVVGGEACPPEVVDRWAPGRVMINQYGPSETTMYVATTRLVAGSGVVPIGSPVPGAALFVLDTGLHPVPVGVAGELYVAGAGVGYGYVGRAGLTASRFVACPFGGYGTRMYRTGDLVRWTADGQLQFVGRADEQVKIRGYRIEPAEIESVLATHPHIAQAAVVAHHARDASDQQLVAYVVRDRHAALAREPDRETP
- a CDS encoding Maf family protein, producing MTRLVLGSASLGRLKVLRQAGIDPLVIVSGVDEHIVTADLGPDASPAEVVSALALAKAAQVTGTLGGPQSIVAADCVVVGCDSLLYIDGRLCGKPQSVDDARHQWRSMAGRAGQLYTGHCVIRLLDNRTVNHEAETSITTVHFGSPSAADLEAYLASGEPLRMAGGFTLDGLGGWFIDGVEGDPSNVIGLSLPLLRSLLHRAGLSLAALWAANGVK